GAACCCTAAcagcaacacacacacacacacctaaAAGGAAGGAGGATACAACGCCACCCAAACTGGCGGGAAGAAGACGATGCAAGGAACGTCGGCGAGCACACATCCGCACGAGCAGAGGGCAGAACACAATGAGGCCGACCATCATGGGGGAGTAGCCGAAACCCGGGCGTTCTTGATGGCGGCAGCAGCACGAAGACCAGCCACCGATGCCGCGGAGAGAGGTTGCACGACAGCGTCCAGCACCCGGTCGCGCGTCGCCTTGGCCTGCAGACGGGGCGAGCAGCCAACCAGGGCATCCTTCAGGGCACAGCGCTTGACAGCCTTGTCCGCAATGGCCTCAAACGCGCCAGAGTCAGCGAGCGCGAGGCGCGCGCTACGGCGCCCACCGCCCGTCCCCTCCTCCATGCCCCCGCCCAACGCAGGCACAAGAGGAGGGGCCCCACTGACGCTTGGAGAGCCAATGCCAGGTGGGCCCTCCTCGTCAGGTGCCATGCAGTCCACGTCGCCAGGCAGCTCGAGGATCGTCACCGAGAAGCGGGGGGAGAGCGAAGCTGACAGCTTCACCACCCAGGCATCGCCGTTGGCCGAACCAGGTGAGGGCATGACACCAGGGTGGGGACGCGGCAGGGGAGGAGCGCCCAGGACGCGCAACACGGAGTCGAgagcgccgccccccccccccccccccccccccccccccacacacacacacacacacacacacacactgccGAAGAGACGGTCCACCCTGCGGAACGCAGGGACCGGGATGTCGCCATGACGACGCAGCCCGTCCGGCCTGTTGTGGGCGAAGGGGGGCGGGGGGAAACTGAAGAAGGGCACGTACTCCCCGTCGGAGCCGAAGGAGCGCGCCATAGGCCAAACAGCGGCCGACTCGATGGAGATAGGCCGCGTCCCCATGGCCCGTCCCAAGGCCAGACGTCACAGGGGATGTCTCTGGTGTGCTCGAGGAGGACCACCGCGCGGACAGTGGCGAGCTCTTGGCCAGAGAGGACGCGGGGGTCGACCTCAAGGACACGCCCGAACCCTGATAACGCAGCGGGGATGCAGGTGGGGTTGATGAACTCCGCCAGGAAGCCTGTCGCCGCGTGCAGAGCGCACAGGCGAGCCCGTTGAGGAACACGGGCGAGCAGCTCTTTACGGTGAAGCTCGATGCGCGCCCCCTGGAAGGGGAGCGGCTGGTGAGCGATGGCCTCCTCCCGGTCCGCCCAGGAGGCGAAGCGGAGGTAGGAAACGCCAATGGacgagggcaccgtatcaaaagACAGGTGCCCTAGGTCCCGCAGCATGGCCGCCTGGACGGCGGGCGTGGCGTTGACGAAGGCATTAGGAGGTTCAATGGAGACCACCGCGAGACGGAGCGCGGCCTCTGGGTCGCCGGCTGGCATGAAGACGTCCATGGCATCCGGCCGCTGCGACTCCGCTGCGACGGACACCCCACTGCCAGAGGAGGCGTCGTGGGTGAGTTTTCTCTTCTTTTGAGGAAGGGAGATCTACGTGTAGATATAGATGCAAGGCAAGGTGCGTACGTGGGTGAGTTTTCTCTTCTTTTGAGGAAGGGAGATCTGGCAGTATTTGTTTTTGGATCTGATGGTTATATTTCATTGGTCCATCAGATTAATGGTCAGATGTTTGTAATTTTTGTGGGATTTTCTACTCTATTTATCTCTTTTCTGCCTAACCCATCAAGCACTTTTTATATATAAATAAATTCCCAAGCCCATAAGAATTTGTCCACACTTTGGGAATTTGTACTTTTTTGCGGGTCACTTTGGGAATTTGTACGAATGATGTAATATCCTTGTAATACTTCGTTTAGCCTAAACATCTCTAGGCTTGGCCTAATTTCAATGAACATTCAGGCGGTGGCCACTCGCAAAAACAAAGGTCAAAAGGGACGTGAAGTTGAGGGGCGAAGGTGCGTACGACTGGTTGTGGAAGAGCGTGAGACAATCTCCACCAATGGAGCACGTTGGTGGTGGATCAGAGAAAAACATGAAAGACCCAATAAGTGAAAAATGGGGAGCAAAAGTGTGTGTGTCAAGAAAGCCAGTGCCTTGTGTTGAACTTTGTCAGTCAAGTTTTCTTTCGAGGACTAGGTATCTTTACTTTGATAGGGGGTCCTACCAAAGGTCAAGAAATGGCCATCAAAAGGCTTTTGGTCAGACTTCCAGACAAGGAATAGTAGAGTTGAAGAGTGTACTGGTTCTACTCCATCCGTCTCTAAAAATAAGTCTTTTTTTAAGATTTCAATGcggactatatatatatatatatatatatatatatatatatatatatatatatatatatatatatatatatatatatagagagagagagagagagagagagagagagatttagagtgtggattcactcattttgctccgtacgtagtttTTATTGGAATCTccaaaaagacttatatttaagaaCAGAGAGAGTAGTTGTCAAGCTTCACCACAAGAATCTTGGGGGACTTGTTGGTCTTTGCTTCGAAGAACATGAGAAAAAAATACTTCTTTTGAATATACCAAAAAGGCTTTCGTCCCGTATTAAATATAAAGCACCGATCATTAACACAACGGTACAAACGCACGCCACCACGACACACGCATACACCCAAGGCAGGCCCAGCCCTTCGATGCAAGTAGAGGCCAAACGATGAGGAGAAGAAGCGAAGGTCGAAACGGCCCGACCGCAGACGAGACACCACGGACAGAGCTGCAAGCCACCGTGTAGCCACCGCTCCACCGAGAGGCCACCACCCCGGAACCTCCCCAAGCTGCCGCCCAGCACAACCCACGCCGCCTGCCGGAAAAATCGCGTCGATCCGACCGGCATGCCCCAACCTCCACCAGCCCTAGCCCACCTCTAGCCCCAACCATGTGGAGAAGGAGGCCAAGCCGGAGCCCATAGCGAAGGAGCCTGCCAGAACCCGCCCGCTGCAGCCCGTGGCCAGATTTGAACGAACGCCGCCACCACGGGCACATAGCTGCTCTGCCACCGCCGTCGCTCACCACGTCGCTGCaagcacgccgccgccgccgcaccgccgAGCCCCACGCACGCCCGACGCCACCGCTGCCTGGACAAGCCGCCTTGCACTGGCCACCCCCAAGTGGTGAAGAGAGGGGCCTCGCTGCCAGCCATCGCGAGGGGCTTTGCCTCGGTGGCTTTGGCCGGCGGCGGAGGGGGAGggtggggaggaggagaggaggggggAGGCCGCGCCGCTGCCCGAGTCACCcgcagtgggggggggggggggggcgatgcGGGGGCTAGGAGGAGTGGCGAGTAAATTCCACAAAACCACCACTTTGAAGGCTAGGTTTGCGGAAAACACCACGTTGCATATTTTTGCAGAAAGCACCACGTCTTGTGTAATCATTTAGCAAAAACCACTGATCGGCGGATCAGCCGCTGTTAAGTCAGATTATGACAGATGGGGCCCGCCAGTCAGGCTGACATGACACAAAATTTTCACAACGTTACATTGAATCGTTTTGCTCAACATGGCCCCGTTTCTCAGTGTAACACTCCTCTCTTAAGCATTTCATCAAGCAGCTGGCGTGCAGCACACAAGTCGACGGTGGGGCGGGGTGGGCGGTGGCCTCTGCCTCGGCCAGGGCCGGGACGAGGCAATGGCAGCTTGAGCAGCAGCAACAGTGCGCGCGACGAGCAGCAGTAACGGCACGTGCGGCGAGCAGCGGCAGtgaatgatgtctactacacaattTGTAGTTGTAGACTCGTGTTCGGCCTTCAAGCGCAgcgttttgtaggacagtagcaaatttcttttaagtggatgacctaagatttatcaatccgtgggaggcgtagggcgaagatggtctctctcaagaaaCCTTGCAACCAAGTACAAAGAGTTtgttgtgtccccaacacacccaacacaatggcaaattgtgtatgtgcactagttcggcaaaaagatggtgataaaagtgtagtatggatagtagatataaaTTTATATAatatgaaattataaaaacagcaaggtagcaagtattaaaagtgagcaaaaatggTTAACACAAAATGAATGGATATAAAAGGATGACGTATGAAGAAATTTGGAAGTCTTCTCCCTTTAATATTAGGTAAAGATAAAGATAAAGATAAAGATGTGATGCTTCTTATATGTACTTGGTGGCTTTCCAATTGGTATATGGTTCATATGGGAAGTTCGTGTTATTTCGTGGCTTTGATCTATCCACAGATGTTGATGACGTGTCGAAGAAGATTTGGTTCTTCCAAGGCGCATTGTGGTCTAGGAAAAGAAAGTGATACCTGGATTAGATGTATTCACTTGACGCTTATCCAAGTTCCGAACTTTTAGGTACTGGCTATTTGGAAACCATTGAATCTGTCAGCATTTTGGATGTACTTGCTTGATGCCATGTCGAAGAACTATGAAGTGTTTATGTGTGCGCGTACAATTTCCACTCACATCTTTGAAGTTGCCCAAGGATATGAGTGGCTTAGGAATTCTAAATTTAGAAATGATGAATATAGCTCTGCTTGCTAAGTGGTTCTGGAAAATGGAGACAGAGGAGGGATTATGGCAAGATGTCATAAAGAGAAAATATGAGGGGGATAGATGCCTATCTAGGGGCACTAAAAAACCCTGGAGATTCTCAGTTTTGGTCTAGTCTGATGAAAATTAAAGAAACCTTCTTTAGATTTGTGAGAAAAGAATTGGGAAATGGGGAAAATACTAGATTCTGGGAAGATATATGGGTTGATGATAAAAGCCTTAAAGAAGCTTATCCTAGGATCTATGACCTGTGTTTTGATCATAATATTACAGGAGCTGAAGCCATTCAAAAAGGTTGGAGAGGATTTAGGTTTAGGAGGACTTTATATGGGGAAACCCTAGAACCATGGAACAGTCTGAAAAGTAGATGTGAGGAAATTGAAATGAAGGATGATAAAGATAAAACAATGGAAtacttcgacttcatgcacaaccagggcgggggaggttgtacatccatacaaacacgggccatgtgctatggttggtgttctggttgccgaacggattcatgccatcggtacacgcgccgagcacgatgttccttgcatcacattcgaaATACCGATAGAATCCGTTCAATGATCTCCTCTGTcttccatccttgacgtgtcttagcttcggatcatctccatcgtcgggcttcttcctctccgtgtgccagcgcatgagctttgcttccttgggatctatGAAATACTGCTGGAGAtggggagtgatcggtaagtaccatacaactttctggggacatttctttccggccttcttgtatcgagaagcattgcacaccggacagcttgttttttccgcatgctccttccgataaattatgcaatcgttgatgcatgcatggtatctaacgtgcggtagatcaagagggcacacgattttCTTGGCCTCATCCACACTATTAGGACCtagattccccgcgggaagaacatcctttaggtacttgagatgctcattGAGGCTAGTGTCGGTTCATTTGTTTTTCgccttcgtcttcaggagttggagcgtgaatctcaagcgggtcacctcaggattgcaaccatcatacaatggagtgttcgagtctaccaccagttgctgCAGCTTAGCCTcatctctagaagcagctctctcagtactcgtctccttgcgaagTAGTGCTTAaacatgagggtcccgcacgattgaacttagtaccgacgaactctgcggcgtggtgtccacattctctccgccgccatgtccggccccttctcctccgccatgtccggccccttctccgccgccatgtctgGCCTCTTCCTcgccgccattatcgatcatctcttcgtcttgccccgtgtcgtcattgcctgccccgtcggcgtcctcaacatcatcatcctcatcttcaattatccactgagtatagccatccatgaaatcAGTCATGAGCAGGTGCACTTCGACACGACCATTgtcataggggtcgagccaaactattcctttgcatcttcgacacggacataaaacctctgtcaGGCTACTTTCTTTCATGTCTtgcaccgccgaccgcaaccacctATCCACCACTGTTCCACTTACCATCATGAACGCATGcacggtaataataaacaaatcgattataaaaatgcatgcatgcatcaaagtcatacaaaaattcgacatgaccttccctaaaagtAGGAgatatagatctagagtttgcccAGAATTCGCCGAAACAGAAATAAATCGatatttcggcaaaacataggcagcTCACAAGCACACAATTCGgcgtcaactcatgccacacacacaatttccatcatatcgCCCGATTATCATAtcgcacacacatacacatatttccattcttACAAAAGCATGAATTTTTAATCACCTGTATatatctcgagatcgagcacacggtggagatgatgatgtagTAGGGACATCAAAAGTggacaaagctcttcttgacgaAGCTAGATCTAGATAGGGGGTACATAGGTAACTTcactaaatgctacatctacctagctagctaatttgggaggagacaacttcaactagtggagggggaagaaaaaagagaaagaagatgcattaatggaggtggtgtagttagctaggagtaataaagagagagaaaggtaggtagaagaaGGAGAGTAATGGGGGAAAAGTAGTGAGGAAGTAGCAAAGtgaaggagagaggaggtgggagGTGGGGAAAGATAGGAAgaggggatgggggagggggagagggggagggggagggaaaAATGTGGTATATGCTTCGGCTTAGCAGTAGTGCGGGTGGCAAACCGTGCTACTGCTAAAGTAATAGCAGCAGCGCGCTTTTGGCACACGTGCTACTACTAAGCGGGGCCCGCCAAGTGGCCTGTTTCAAAATTAGCGGTAGCATGACCCCAAAAAAGTGCGCTACTCCTATTaccttatcagtagcgcggttATCTCGAGCATGCTACTGCTAAACCTAGGGTGGCGGGAACTGTCGGTGGATTTTAGTAGCAGCGTGGTTCCAACgggccgcgctactgctaactggATAGCTGTAGCGCCTCTTTTTCTCCCACGCTACTGAGAATTAGCAGTAGCGCAAGTTTCTGTACTGCTCTGCTGCTAAGATTTtatgtataaggttttccctaatAGTGTTAGGATTTCAAGAGCCAACTCAAAAGATAGGTTCCAGAGGGAGTGACTGATCGCATTACAGTAAGCCTTTGAAGCAAAAAAGATGGACGGACCCCAAACAAATCTGCAATTATCATAGCCAAATAAAGAATTTATTCAAAACCATGGATGATAATATATCAAAAGATAGAATGGGAGTACAAGAGATGCCATTACagttttattattattataatccttaagAGTACAATTAATGTCGCATCAACATATTTTCTCCCGGATaaaaacaaacattatattactgAGAAATATCATGTGGTGCTACCAACGCAGCGTTCAGTTTAACCAGCATGGCCAATTCATTGTTTTCATTGACCAAAGCCCCCACGGCAGGCATATCAACTAGCTCAGAGCCGCACTCGTTGATACAATCATATGCCATATCCACGCAACTGACAAGCTCACTGGACTGTAGCTTGTCCTCATCGCCTCGGTAATCCCTGATCATGACATCACATATCTTCAGGATGCTCAACACAGTGTCATAATCCACCTCACACAAGCTGAGGACGCGCATTGGCACCGTGCCTTTCCTGGTGTTTTCCAACATTTTCTTGACCGTGCTGCCGGTAGCAGTGACTCGACCCCTAAGGATGTCATCAGCGACTA
This sequence is a window from Aegilops tauschii subsp. strangulata cultivar AL8/78 chromosome 7, Aet v6.0, whole genome shotgun sequence. Protein-coding genes within it:
- the LOC141026782 gene encoding uncharacterized protein — translated: MATIICSAIVFMLLSMTMMAQADDSGGGKPKATDLMVRACKNASFNNPHVDPVTEEFCLTTLKSDNRSTKAMDLRELLLVADDILRGRVTATGSTVKKMLENTRKGTVPMRVLSLCEVDYDTVLSILKICDVMIRDYRGDEDKLQSSELVSCVDMAYDCINECGSELVDMPAVGALVNENNELAMLVKLNAALVAPHDISQ